In one window of Aerosakkonema funiforme FACHB-1375 DNA:
- a CDS encoding RNA polymerase sigma factor: MSNTQLGVALTEFYLLDCWKKREEVFWQLWKRYQNYLYRRCLKWMGGNPADAEEALSRAMLKAWEKSRDYAHAIANFKAWLTRLTHNICVDIRRESKRLAHRVESWDLIAQQREEQLVSQSHTPENAAMRSELEIVIHRAIEELPPRLRQPFILHFIEEKSYQDISQQLGISYDNLCKRISQARAILQKRLKPYLSGLDVSPFDSSDPFRKKAKSGVEKLPYSSIRAEVKIPPTFNQKERFGRSPNYYQITAICLETLAHAWYQSPSPLGWS, translated from the coding sequence ATGTCGAATACTCAATTAGGGGTGGCCTTGACTGAATTTTACCTGTTGGATTGCTGGAAAAAGAGGGAGGAAGTGTTTTGGCAGCTATGGAAAAGGTATCAAAATTATCTTTACCGTCGCTGTCTGAAATGGATGGGGGGTAACCCTGCTGATGCCGAAGAAGCTCTGAGTCGAGCGATGCTCAAAGCTTGGGAGAAGAGTCGAGACTATGCTCATGCGATCGCCAACTTTAAAGCTTGGTTGACTCGATTAACCCATAATATCTGCGTGGATATACGTAGAGAGTCCAAGCGATTAGCGCATCGGGTGGAAAGTTGGGATCTGATCGCCCAGCAGCGGGAGGAGCAACTGGTTTCTCAGTCCCATACACCAGAAAATGCTGCTATGCGAAGCGAATTAGAAATAGTCATCCACCGTGCAATTGAGGAATTACCGCCCAGACTGCGCCAACCTTTTATTCTGCACTTCATTGAAGAGAAATCTTATCAGGACATCAGTCAACAGCTAGGTATCTCCTACGATAACCTTTGCAAACGCATTTCTCAGGCGCGAGCAATTCTGCAAAAGCGTTTAAAACCTTATTTATCAGGGCTTGATGTGTCTCCGTTTGATTCCTCCGATCCATTTAGGAAAAAGGCCAAATCTGGAGTAGAGAAATTACCGTACTCAAGCATCAGGGCTGAGGTAAAAATCCCGCCAACCTTCAATCAAAAAGAGCGCTTTGGCCGTAGCCCTAATTATTATCAAATCACAGCAATATGTCTCGAAACACTAGCTCATGCCTGGTATCAGTCACCCAGTCCTCTGGGGTGGAGTTGA
- a CDS encoding tetratricopeptide repeat protein — protein MSRNTSSCLVSVTQSSGVELNVHLVLDEKPIRQDQKLKTLSQYVQQYASGWKKRLELAELFYAIGQWEQAVEEYRQVIDRQPQLIDVRLKLGKLLQLMGREAEAIEVYQDALPLSGNKATEQYITGAIALCQSDIPKAIVAFETAAHLEPDNAAHWLVLGQLHMGRENPVAALQAFDRILSINPDDIVALIHSYDALMALGNVGEAQERLKKTIALDPDRLWVLQRQLDDRCQMRLVSGEQGKQTKKMIGAALQQATHGADAHKSLAYYHIFRGDWEQGTRILAQFTEEHPNNPSGWYHYGRCLFHTGEYQAAAEVMRKVYRLYPQDCEIYRALCEILPLEAHPQLLSWEKRGVRGVKAQRDNITLASIVEEMLERFADRWSVWATAGRVLVESFQEMERGCSVSLQATQLQPQLADAWFCHGRVLALAGKHQEAVAVSIQGWQLLAEKQGYLQSVSAAVWLGESYRALGDESASRKWWAEACQESQKLRLFNPVMADYWQGRALEGLGDAMGAIELYRNALSQQLLYPVRQEVEAALKRLKAKWRKSSRP, from the coding sequence ATGTCTCGAAACACTAGCTCATGCCTGGTATCAGTCACCCAGTCCTCTGGGGTGGAGTTGAATGTTCACCTTGTTTTAGACGAAAAGCCAATCCGCCAAGACCAAAAGTTAAAAACATTAAGTCAGTACGTGCAGCAGTATGCTTCTGGCTGGAAAAAACGCTTGGAATTGGCCGAACTTTTCTACGCAATCGGTCAATGGGAGCAAGCGGTGGAGGAGTATCGTCAAGTGATCGATCGCCAACCCCAATTAATTGATGTGCGGTTGAAATTGGGGAAATTGTTGCAGTTAATGGGACGGGAAGCTGAGGCGATCGAAGTTTATCAGGATGCCTTACCGTTATCTGGAAATAAAGCCACAGAGCAATACATTACCGGAGCGATCGCACTTTGTCAAAGTGACATTCCCAAAGCGATCGTTGCTTTTGAAACAGCCGCTCACCTAGAACCAGATAACGCCGCTCACTGGCTAGTTTTGGGACAATTGCATATGGGGAGAGAAAATCCTGTGGCGGCGTTACAAGCCTTCGATCGGATTTTGTCAATTAATCCAGATGATATTGTCGCCTTGATTCACAGCTATGATGCGCTAATGGCGCTGGGGAATGTTGGGGAAGCACAAGAACGTTTGAAGAAAACGATCGCTTTAGATCCCGATCGTTTGTGGGTACTGCAACGACAATTGGACGATCGTTGCCAGATGAGATTGGTATCTGGCGAGCAGGGGAAGCAGACTAAAAAGATGATTGGCGCTGCTCTCCAACAAGCTACTCATGGAGCTGATGCTCACAAATCCCTGGCATACTATCACATTTTCCGAGGTGACTGGGAGCAAGGGACAAGGATATTAGCGCAGTTTACGGAGGAACACCCGAATAATCCTAGCGGTTGGTATCACTATGGGCGATGCTTGTTCCATACAGGGGAATATCAGGCGGCGGCTGAAGTGATGCGAAAAGTTTATCGTCTGTATCCCCAGGATTGTGAAATCTATCGGGCGTTGTGCGAAATTTTGCCTCTTGAAGCTCACCCCCAACTCCTCTCCTGGGAAAAGAGGGGAGTAAGAGGAGTAAAAGCACAAAGGGATAACATCACCCTTGCTTCGATCGTAGAAGAGATGTTGGAGCGTTTTGCCGATCGCTGGAGTGTTTGGGCGACGGCGGGACGAGTGCTGGTGGAAAGTTTTCAAGAGATGGAACGGGGGTGCAGTGTTTCTCTGCAAGCGACGCAACTTCAGCCCCAGCTAGCTGATGCTTGGTTTTGTCATGGACGAGTGTTGGCTTTGGCGGGGAAACATCAGGAAGCTGTGGCGGTTTCGATCCAAGGATGGCAGTTGTTAGCAGAAAAGCAGGGATATTTGCAATCCGTGTCTGCTGCGGTGTGGCTGGGCGAAAGTTACCGAGCGCTGGGGGATGAGAGCGCTAGCCGCAAGTGGTGGGCAGAAGCTTGTCAGGAAAGTCAAAAACTGAGGTTATTTAACCCAGTTATGGCTGATTACTGGCAAGGGAGGGCTTTAGAGGGATTGGGCGATGCTATGGGTGCGATCGAGCTTTATCGAAATGCCTTGAGTCAGCAGTTGCTCTATCCCGTTCGCCAGGAGGTCGAGGCAGCTTTAAAACGCCTAAAAGCGAAGTGGCGAAAGAGTTCTCGTCCTTGA
- a CDS encoding LamG domain-containing protein yields the protein MKLLTRVCLALLLAVTITFGSFHRKANALPGANFLAQIPVYTASDKVSTFNGINECDKVENSDAINFATNQDFTVAVWIKPDSEQKDLKYGDNDVVEKWVSGTGGYPYVIRYLNSKAGNNAGKIVAARYDGKNNPSVYSTTKINDGKFHHVTFVRSTENNQGKLSLYIDGKLEATNQDTTAGNTKNNSSLYLACRGYSQNSGFNYFAGSINGLAIYNVALTPEQIQAVVTPNFPPGIVPINSASQTGELTVLANESKKLPGLVNTLNQPVTVKISAEGVWQAAASGEPNGKSVDANGIPGVIYKEWLFPELNLGTLVAEVKDAKGVRKFIKSGKDQTFELQPGETASFIFNDGIPYFTDNTGSQKVKFSIK from the coding sequence ATGAAATTACTGACAAGAGTTTGTCTGGCTTTGTTGTTGGCTGTAACCATTACGTTTGGCAGTTTTCATCGAAAAGCTAATGCTCTGCCTGGAGCAAATTTTCTCGCTCAAATACCTGTTTATACTGCAAGCGACAAAGTTTCCACCTTTAACGGCATCAATGAATGTGACAAAGTTGAGAATAGCGATGCGATCAACTTTGCTACCAATCAGGATTTCACCGTAGCGGTTTGGATTAAACCTGATAGCGAACAAAAAGACCTCAAATATGGAGATAATGATGTTGTTGAAAAGTGGGTCTCTGGGACTGGGGGATATCCTTATGTGATTCGCTACCTAAATTCAAAAGCGGGGAATAACGCTGGAAAAATTGTTGCCGCCCGCTATGATGGCAAAAATAATCCTAGTGTGTACTCAACGACTAAAATTAATGATGGGAAATTCCATCATGTGACTTTTGTCCGCAGTACGGAAAACAATCAAGGCAAACTCTCTCTCTATATTGATGGAAAACTAGAGGCTACCAATCAGGATACGACTGCGGGGAATACCAAAAATAATAGTTCCCTCTATCTCGCTTGCCGAGGTTATTCTCAGAATAGTGGGTTCAATTATTTCGCGGGGAGTATCAATGGTTTAGCTATTTATAATGTTGCTCTCACTCCAGAGCAAATTCAGGCAGTAGTTACCCCGAATTTTCCACCAGGTATAGTTCCCATTAATAGTGCTTCACAAACTGGTGAATTGACAGTATTAGCTAATGAATCGAAAAAACTACCCGGCTTAGTTAACACATTGAATCAGCCTGTCACAGTAAAAATTAGTGCTGAAGGAGTGTGGCAAGCAGCTGCATCAGGCGAACCGAATGGCAAATCAGTTGATGCTAATGGTATCCCTGGTGTGATTTACAAAGAATGGCTATTCCCTGAATTGAATTTAGGCACCCTAGTAGCAGAAGTTAAAGACGCAAAAGGGGTGAGGAAATTTATCAAGAGCGGGAAAGACCAGACGTTTGAACTGCAACCAGGAGAGACAGCTTCTTTCATTTTCAATGATGGAATTCCCTACTTTACTGACAACACTGGCAGTCAAAAAGTTAAGTTTTCCATTAAGTAG